ATGTGGCGGTCATTTCTGACACTTCTGTCTCTAACGCTGCTCTTGGGACTGTGCTGAGCCTTGGCTGCGTGACTCTGGTAGGCCCGCACAGTTCGAATAGCAAGGATGCAGACCACAAAGCTGGCAAAGTACAAACAGGCAGCAGCTACACCAAAGAGGCCAACAGCTGCATCGCCACCCTGGACCACGCAGTTCATGGAGGTGTAACCACGGCGCGCGTACAGCCTCTCTCGCCTCTTGCAAGCTTCTGTGGCGTTCACCTGGGTGACAAAATACAAGTAGAGACCAACTGCGACGATGTAGCCCACACCAGCCAGCAGGTTGAAGGCACATTCACCACCGAGCAGCCCCATCTTGAGGCGGTGGATGGGTTTCACCCCCACAACGAGGAAGATGAgtgtgagtgctgctgctgctaagcTGAAGGTTACTCCGCCGTAGACGCAGGGGGCTCTCATCTGGGTGATCTGCATGTCCAGCTCCCTCACTTCCCGGAGCTCCGTGCCCTCAAAGGGGCTGTAGGCTGAATTCAGATTAAAGGATCCGATGCCCAAGCCGCCAATGGAAGTAAAGCCTGCAACAGAAGCTTGGGCAGCACCCACGCAAATCAGCACCAGGAGGTTAACGGTGATTTCCACGAACTTCAAAATGCctgcaaggagcagaaagaTGAGAAGAGACATCAGAATCATGTGCAAACTGGGGGTGATAAAAGTACATCCAAAAACATAACCAGAGAGCGCTATTACTGAGACAATCCTCCAGGCTACAGCAACAGAGCGCTTCTTTCAGggaaagaagggggggaaaaaaaagtgtcagcTCTCATGGGCACATTTCAGAAGTCAGGGCAAATTACTTCTCTAAAAATTTGTCAGCTTGTTTGATAAATGTGACTCCGTGAGGGGAAAAATCCATAAAGATTTTACTGCGCTTGTGTTACTGCCAAGCAAAGCGAATAACGATTGTATTTTGGCCTGTAACTACTTGGCATAAACAGTCTGAACAAAACGCAGAGGTGAAAGCTGACAAGACCCTACAATCCTCCAACAGCTTTAACAAATCGTGCAAGTTATTTAGGTCCTTCAAAGTTTACTGCTTTA
The window above is part of the Coturnix japonica isolate 7356 chromosome 2, Coturnix japonica 2.1, whole genome shotgun sequence genome. Proteins encoded here:
- the LOC107309600 gene encoding MARVEL domain-containing protein 3-like; this translates as MAHAGKRYQDKQGSYHENRGSDGYEEYRKPRKQSLYNGRSAKDTRGGQHSRASTVCSEPYSKASAASQEYFDPPPQYYPTKETWSMKCSKVCTTRGILKFVEITVNLLVLICVGAAQASVAGFTSIGGLGIGSFNLNSAYSPFEGTELREVRELDMQITQMRAPCVYGGVTFSLAAAALTLIFLVVGVKPIHRLKMGLLGGECAFNLLAGVGYIVAVGLYLYFVTQVNATEACKRRERLYARRGYTSMNCVVQGGDAAVGLFGVAAACLYFASFVVCILAIRTVRAYQSHAAKAQHSPKSSVRDRSVRNDRHIHRTSERSHNIQALATLV